ACTGATCCCACCGGCCCCCAGCCCGCGACGTTCCGCCCGGATCGGCCGGACCCGCCCGGACCCGCCCGGACCCGCCCGGAGCATTGAACCGGGCTCCGGGCGGGCAGGACACCACCATGGACAAGCCCTCCGCCGGAGACCGGAACCTACGGGCTCGGCTCGGCTCGACGCTGTTCAGCCGGGTGGCGGGACCATCCGGCCCCGCCAACCGCGCACGGATCCACACCGCACCCGGACCCCGGTGGTTCGGCCCCGACCGCCCCATCCGCGCGGTCCACGGCGACGCCTCGATGTTCATCGGAGGCCTCAGCGCCCTCCTGCTCCAGTCCCTGCATCCGCTCGCCATGACTGCCGTGGCGGCGCACTCCGGCTTCCGCGGCGACCCGTGGGGCAGGCTCCAGCGCACCAGCACCTTTCTCGCCGTCACCACCTACGGCACGGCTCAGGACGCACAGCTCGCCGTCGACAGGGTCCGAGCGGTCCACGAACGGGTAAGGGGCACCACGGCGGCGGGCGCGCCCTATCGCGCGGCCGATCCCCACCTGCTGGCCTGGGTGCACGCGGCCGAGGTCGACAGTTTCCTTCGCGCCCATGAGCGCTTCGGAGCGCACCCGTTGAACGCGGCCGGATACGACGCCTACGTCGCGGACACCGCGCGCGTGGCAACGGCTCTCGGCGTGGTGGACCCACCACGCGACCGGGCATCGCTGCTGTCCCTTCTGGCGCAATACCGGCCGGAGTTGCGGGCCACGCCCGAGGCCCTCGACGCAGCGCGCTTCCTCCTCCGCCATCCGCCGCTGCCCTGGCCGGCCCGCGCCCCGTACGCCCTGCTCGCCGCGAACGCGATCGCCCTGCTGCCCCCGTGGGCCCCGGGCATGCTCGGCCTGCGCCCCGCAACCGGCCCCCGGGAGACCTGCGTATCCCTGTCAGGGCACGCCCTGACACGGACGATCCGGTGGGCGATGACCCCACCGACCCGACAGCCGCGCTGAGCCGTCGCGCGCGGACTGGTTCACCGGTACTCCTCCAGCAGCCGCAGCCAGACCTCGCTGATCGTCGGGAACGCCGGGACCGCGTGCCACAGCCTGGCGATCGGGACCTCGCCCGCCACCGCGATCGTGGCCGCGTGCAGCAGCTCGGCGGCGCCCGGCCCGACGAACGTGGCCCCGAGGAGGACCTCGCGGTCGAGGTCGACGACCATCCGGGCCCGGCCGCGGTAGCCGTCGGCGTACAACCCGGCGCCGGAGACCTTCGACAGGTCGTAGTCGACGGCGCGCACCCGGTGGCCGGCCCGCTCGGCCTCGGCGAGGGTGAGGCCGACGGCCGAGGCCTCCGGGTCGGTGAAGACCGCCTGCGGGAGGGCGCGGGTATCGGCGGTGGCCGTGTGCGCGCCCCACGGTTCGGTGTCCAGCGGAGTGCCGGCCGCCCGCGCGGCGATGGCGGCGCCCGTGATCCGGGCCTGGTACTTGCCCTGGTGGGTGAGGAGCGCGCGGTGGTTGACGTCGCCGACGGCGTACAGCCAGTCGTGCCCGGGCACCCGGCAGGTGTCGTCGACCCCGATCCACTCCCCGGCGGGCAGGCCGACGGTGTCCAGCCCGATGTCCTCGGTCCGCGGCGCCCGGCCGGTCGCCATCAGCAGTTCGTCACCCTCGATGGCCTCGCCGCCCGCCAACACCACCGTGACGGGGCCGGTGGAGCCGTCCCGTACGACCGCCTCGACGGTCACGCCGGTACGGACCTCCGCGCCCGCCTCGCGCAGCGCCTCGGCCACCAGCTCGCCCGCGAAGGGCTCCATGCGCGGCAGCAGCCGTGGACCTCGTACGAGCACGGTGACCTGCGATCCGAGTGACTGCCAGGCTGTGGCCATCTCGGCGGCCACGACGGAGCCGCCCACGATCAGCAGGCGCCGGGGCGCCTGCCGCGCGGAGGTCGCCTCGCGGCTGGTCCACGGGCGGGCCCCGACGATGCCGGGCAGGTCGGGGATCATCGCCCGGGTGCCGGTGGCGACGACGACCGCGTGCCGGGCCGACAGCACGTGGTGCTCGCCCTCGGGGCTGGTCACGGCGACCTTGCGGACCCCGTAAAGCCTGCCGTGGCCCCGGTAGACGTGGGCCCCGATGGAGTCGAGCCAGTCGATCTGACCCTCGTCCTTCCAGTTG
This genomic window from Streptomyces sp. NBC_01351 contains:
- a CDS encoding oxygenase MpaB family protein, translating into MDKPSAGDRNLRARLGSTLFSRVAGPSGPANRARIHTAPGPRWFGPDRPIRAVHGDASMFIGGLSALLLQSLHPLAMTAVAAHSGFRGDPWGRLQRTSTFLAVTTYGTAQDAQLAVDRVRAVHERVRGTTAAGAPYRAADPHLLAWVHAAEVDSFLRAHERFGAHPLNAAGYDAYVADTARVATALGVVDPPRDRASLLSLLAQYRPELRATPEALDAARFLLRHPPLPWPARAPYALLAANAIALLPPWAPGMLGLRPATGPRETCVSLSGHALTRTIRWAMTPPTRQPR
- a CDS encoding dihydrolipoyl dehydrogenase family protein — protein: MTEPVEYDVVVLGAGPAGENIADRTRAAGLSTALVESELIGGECSYWACVPSKALLRPVLARADASRVPGLAGSAEWPLDTEAVFAHRDYWTGNWKDEGQIDWLDSIGAHVYRGHGRLYGVRKVAVTSPEGEHHVLSARHAVVVATGTRAMIPDLPGIVGARPWTSREATSARQAPRRLLIVGGSVVAAEMATAWQSLGSQVTVLVRGPRLLPRMEPFAGELVAEALREAGAEVRTGVTVEAVVRDGSTGPVTVVLAGGEAIEGDELLMATGRAPRTEDIGLDTVGLPAGEWIGVDDTCRVPGHDWLYAVGDVNHRALLTHQGKYQARITGAAIAARAAGTPLDTEPWGAHTATADTRALPQAVFTDPEASAVGLTLAEAERAGHRVRAVDYDLSKVSGAGLYADGYRGRARMVVDLDREVLLGATFVGPGAAELLHAATIAVAGEVPIARLWHAVPAFPTISEVWLRLLEEYR